The sequence below is a genomic window from Merismopedia glauca CCAP 1448/3.
TTGTCAATATTCTTCGGGCAGCATCAGCACATCATCGCAGACGTAGAATTTAGCTCCTTTTTCGGGATAATCGGTGTACTCAATGTGCTGTTCTACGGATGGCTCAAGATTGCTATCAGCTTTGCCAGTCAATACTGCCGTCGATTTCTCTAAATCTACAGTGAGTTCCCATAACTGGAACTCGACTAAATCTGGCTTTTTGCGTAACTGTGGTTGGTAGCTGAAAATGGCATTAACCAGCCACATACATTTATTTTCTGCAACTAAGTGGTTTATTCCTTGGGTTATGTACATTTTGGGTCTTTTGCTTCTCAGTTAGTTAGGTAGATCCAGTACCGTTGCCAATCGCATATTCGGCACGTTCTGGGTTTGCTGTAGCATTTGGAATTGAAAGCTCGGTCTGTTCTGCTATGGCTTGTCTGAGCTTCCAAATATGGAGCGATAGTTGTTCCTTACCTTCTTTGTTGGCATAACGATAGGTGCTGGAGTAGTGTTTCAGTTCTCTCTCCATCCTTTTTAAGTCTTTCTTTTTCACGAATTGTC
It includes:
- a CDS encoding DUF6876 family protein, producing MYITQGINHLVAENKCMWLVNAIFSYQPQLRKKPDLVEFQLWELTVDLEKSTAVLTGKADSNLEPSVEQHIEYTDYPEKGAKFYVCDDVLMLPEEY